Part of the Sinorhizobium terangae genome is shown below.
GCAGCGTCAGGAGCTTCGCCATCGAGATGGTCTCGGCCGGCTGGCCGTGAATCGGCTCACCGATCGCGCGGATCGCCTGGGCAAAGCTCGCGGCGTCGTGATGGGATGGAACGTAACCCGCCTCGAAATGCACGTCGGCGACGCGCTGGTAGTCGCGCATGATGAAGCCGTAAAGGATCTCGGCGAGGAAGCGGCGTTCCTTTTTGCCGAGCCGCCCGACGATGCCCATATCGACGGCGACGATGTGGCCGGCGTCGTCGACGAACAGATTGCCCTGGTGCATGTCGGCATGGAAGAAACCGTCACGCAGCGTGTGCCGCAGGAAGGACTGGATCAGCGTTTCGGCGAGCCGGTTGAGATCGTGGCCGGCCCGCTTCAGTCCTTCGATATCGGACATCTTCACGCCGTCGATCCATTCCATGGTGACGACGTCGCGGCCGGTGCGTTCCCAATCGACCTTGGGCACGCGAAAACCGGAATCCTCTTTGGTGTTTTCTCCGAGTTCGGAAAGTGCTGCGGCCTCGAGCCTCAGGTCCATTTCGACCTTGGTCGTCTGCTCCAGCGTCTTTGTCACCTCGACCGGCCTCAGCCGCCGTGTATAGGGAAGAAACCGCTCCTGCATGCGGGAGACCAGGTACATGGCCTCGATGTCGGCGGCAAAGCGCTGGCGCACGCCGGGCCGGATGACTTTGACGGCCACCTTTTCGCGCTTGCCGTCGCGCAGAACGACGGCGGGGTGGACCTGTGCGATCGAGGCGGCAGCCATCGGCTCGGAAAATTCGGCAAAAAGCGCATCGACCGATCGGCCGAGCGAGCCTTCGATCGCGGCCCTGGCGTCGCTTTCAGGAAACGTCGCCATCCGGTCCTGCAAGAGCGAGAGATCGGCGGCGAGCTCGGCACCAACGACATCCGGGCGCGTCGCCAGGAACTGGCCGACCTTGACATAGGAGGGGCCAAGCCGTTCGACGGCGCGGGCAAGACGACCGCTGCGCGCCTCAAGCCGGGCCCTGCGGCGGGCAAGCAGGCCAGCGAGCCGCTGCACGAAGCGTGCCAGCGG
Proteins encoded:
- the ubiB gene encoding 2-polyprenylphenol 6-hydroxylase, translated to MSTPGAYFRLVRIGWVLAREDAFSAVPSEHLPPLARFVQRLAGLLARRRARLEARSGRLARAVERLGPSYVKVGQFLATRPDVVGAELAADLSLLQDRMATFPESDARAAIEGSLGRSVDALFAEFSEPMAAASIAQVHPAVVLRDGKREKVAVKVIRPGVRQRFAADIEAMYLVSRMQERFLPYTRRLRPVEVTKTLEQTTKVEMDLRLEAAALSELGENTKEDSGFRVPKVDWERTGRDVVTMEWIDGVKMSDIEGLKRAGHDLNRLAETLIQSFLRHTLRDGFFHADMHQGNLFVDDAGHIVAVDMGIVGRLGKKERRFLAEILYGFIMRDYQRVADVHFEAGYVPSHHDAASFAQAIRAIGEPIHGQPAETISMAKLLTLLFEVTELFDMQTRPELVMLQKTMVVVEGVARTLNPRFNMWKASEPVVGTWIRDNLGPKRIVADLRDGLHAALRVAEAVPEIAARTERFSSELMAMSENGLRFDAETAHAIGKAEARHTRSGRVALWIIAATLIYIAWQLG